The Deltaproteobacteria bacterium genome contains the following window.
TCAACGTCAGGAGTTCCGGATCCCCCGGTCCGACGCCGATCCCGTAAAACCTTCCTGTTCCCGGTGTCACATCTTCCTTCTTCATCCAGGCCCTCCCCCTGCCCTTCCACTGCTTACAATGAAAACCGTATTTCCCGCTTCCAGGAGGGTCCGGCCGGCCAGTTCCCTCCCGCGGGCAATCTGCAAAGCGACAACCTCCGGGGAAAATCCGGCCGCGGCAAGACCCTTGCGCGCATCTTCAAGGCTTTCCAGTGTCACCATGTTCACGACAATCCGCCCGCCCTTCCTGAGCCGCCGCAGGGACGTCCGAAGAA
Protein-coding sequences here:
- a CDS encoding cobalamin biosynthesis protein CbiE, which produces LRTSLRRLRKGGRIVVNMVTLESLEDARKGLAAAGFSPEVVALQIARGRELAGRTLLEAGNTVFIVSSGRAGGGPG